A genomic segment from Alistipes senegalensis JC50 encodes:
- a CDS encoding DUF1735 domain-containing protein has protein sequence MKKYLFILAATAALTSCYDDYVKDNDTQAVGFANQTDVRSVIVGEGMKFSTGVALGGTIENSVDRPISFEIDYSLVSDATLQAMKTHVFSYIQNLTRPLGSLEALSAEEYKLLPEGGTDGRVTIRRGSHLGQIVIKIDSAKFLADASRTLPKFVIPLRLTDGNGTNLIAGKETSVIGVRYENMLFGNYWHGGETVVTDASGAEVNRIAYYTTVPQSETRVWTLTTVAPFSLTANAVGGELNGSKAQLKLTQGADGAITVSAADGADYAVEADGECSFNRAKLLQNRRIYLKYKYEKDGLIYHATDTLTFRNRVRDGVNEWQDENPANYE, from the coding sequence ATGAAAAAATACCTGTTCATATTGGCCGCAACCGCCGCGCTGACATCGTGCTACGACGATTATGTGAAGGACAACGACACGCAGGCCGTGGGTTTCGCCAATCAGACCGATGTCCGGTCGGTCATCGTGGGCGAGGGCATGAAGTTCTCCACGGGCGTGGCGCTGGGCGGCACGATCGAGAACTCCGTGGACCGTCCGATCAGCTTCGAGATCGACTATTCGCTGGTCAGCGACGCTACGTTGCAGGCGATGAAAACCCACGTTTTCTCCTACATCCAGAACCTCACCAGACCGCTCGGCTCGCTCGAAGCGCTGTCGGCCGAGGAGTATAAGCTGCTGCCCGAGGGCGGCACCGACGGCCGCGTGACGATCCGCCGGGGTTCGCACCTGGGGCAGATCGTCATCAAGATCGACTCCGCGAAGTTCCTCGCCGACGCTTCGCGCACGCTGCCCAAGTTTGTGATCCCCCTGCGTCTGACCGACGGCAACGGCACCAATCTGATCGCCGGCAAGGAGACTTCGGTGATCGGCGTGCGCTATGAGAACATGCTCTTCGGCAACTACTGGCACGGCGGCGAGACCGTCGTGACGGACGCTTCGGGCGCCGAGGTCAACCGCATCGCCTATTATACGACCGTCCCGCAGTCCGAGACGCGCGTCTGGACGCTGACCACCGTCGCGCCGTTCTCGCTGACGGCCAACGCCGTGGGCGGCGAGCTGAACGGTTCGAAGGCCCAGCTCAAGCTGACGCAGGGCGCGGACGGGGCGATTACGGTGAGCGCCGCGGACGGTGCCGACTATGCGGTCGAGGCCGACGGCGAGTGCTCGTTCAACCGTGCGAAGCTGTTGCAGAACCGTCGGATCTATCTCAAATACAAGTACGAGAAGGATGGCCTGATCTATCACGCCACCGATACGCTGACGTTCCGCAACCGCGTGCGCGACGGCGTGAACGAGTGGCAGGACGAGAATCCCGCTAACTACGAATAG